From a region of the Pan paniscus chromosome 19, NHGRI_mPanPan1-v2.0_pri, whole genome shotgun sequence genome:
- the LOC117976695 gene encoding keratin-associated protein 4-4 produces the protein MVNSCCGSVCSDQGCGLENCCRPSCCQTTCCRTTCCRPSCCVSSCCRPQCCQTTCCRTTCCHPSCCVSSCCRPQCCQSVCCQPTCCRPQCCQTTCCRTTCCHPSCCRPQCCQSVCCQPTCCCPSYCVSSCCRPQCCQTTCCRTTCCRPSCCVSSCYRPHCGQSLCC, from the coding sequence ATGGTCAACTCCTGTTGTGGCTCTGTGTGCTCTGACCAGGGCTGTGGCCTAGAGAACTGCTGCCGTCCCAGCTGCTGCCAGACCACCTGCTGCAGGACCACCTGCTGCCGCCCCAGCTGCTGTGTGTCCAGCTGCTGCAGACCCCAGTGCTGCCAGACCACCTGCTGCAGGACCACCTGCTGCCACCCCAGTTGCTGTGTGTCCAGCTGCTGCAGACCCCAGTGCTGCCAGTCTGTGTGCTGCCAGCCCACCTGCTGCAGACCCCAATGCTGCCAGACTACCTGCTGTAGGACCACCTGCTGCCACCCCAGCTGCTGCAGGCCCCAGTGCTGCCAGTCTGTGTGCTGCCAGCCCACCTGCTGCTGCCCCAGCTACTGTGTGTCCAGCTGCTGCAGACCCCAGTGCTGCCAGACCACCTGCTGCAGAACCACCTGCTGCCGCCCCAGCTGCTGTGTGTCCAGCTGCTACAGGCCCCATTGTGGCCAGTCTCTATGCTGCTAG